Genomic window (Gammaproteobacteria bacterium):
GCCTGCGGCAGACGGCGGTGTCACGCCGCTGCTCGACCTCGACACCGAGCAATACCTCGATCTCCACCGGGCCTGGCACGGCGACTACGACGCCGTGGCCTCGGGCGAGCGCCGCTTCATCCGCGCCCTCGTTCCCTACAGCAGGACGCTCTACTTCCTGTCGCAGGCGGAACAGGCCGGCGTCGCCTTCGAGGCGCTGCGCGAATTCGAGCGCGCGCTCGCCGCGAAGGCGCCGAAGGGTGCCACACCACCCAGGATCGTCATCATTCCGACAAGCCGTGATCGCCTGCTGCCGGCCCTCGCAGAGGGACTGGGCGATATCGCCGTCGGCGGCCTGACCATCACGCCGGAACGGGCCCGTCTCGTGGCATTCTCCGTGCCCACCCTGGACGATGTCCGGGAGGTACTGGTCACCGGCAAGGCGGATCCGCGTCCGGTGACGCGCATCGAGGACCTCGCGGGTCGCGAGATCCACGTGCGCCGCTCGAGTTCCTACCACCACAGCCTCACGCAGCTGGCCGGGAGGCTGAAGGCTGCGGGCCTCGAGCCACCGCACATCGTCGGCGCCGACGAGCTGCTCGAAACCGAGGACCTGCTGCAGATGGTGGACGCGGGCGTCATCCCGGCCACCGTCGCCGACGCCCACATCGCCCGCGCCTGGGCCGGCGCCTATGACGGCATCGCCGTCCACGAGGACATCGTGCTCAGCTCGGGCGGCCACCTGGCCTGGGCAGTGCGGCAGGACGCGCCGCAACTGCTGGCGGCAGTCAACGACTTCGTGCGCAGGCATCGCGAGGGCACGCTGTTCGGCAACGTGCTGCTCAAGCGCTACCTCGACCCCGCTGCCCGCCTGCGCAATCCGGGGACCGCCGAGGAAGTGCGCAGGTTCCGCGCCATCGTCGATTACCTGAAGCGCTATGCGGGCCAGTACGACTTCGACTGGCTGCTGATCGGTGCCCAGGCCTACCAGGAGTCGCAGCTCGACAACGCCAGGCGCAGCGCGGCAGGCGCCGTGGGCGTCATGCAGATCAAGCCGGCGACGGCTGCCGATATGGGTATCCGCGACATCAGGCCCGTGGACCGCAACATCGAGGCCGGCGTGAAGTACCTGCGTTTCATGACCGACCGCTATTTCGACGATCCAGGCATCGACCGCCTCAATCGCACCCTGCTGGCCATGGCGTCCTACAACGCAGGCCCGGCAAGGGTGGCGCAGCTGCGCCAGGAGGCCGGCGAGCGCGGCCTCGACCCGAACGTCTGGTTCCGCAACGTCGAAGTGGTGGCTGCGCGGCGCATCGGACGGGAGACGGTGGATTACGTGAGCAACATCTACAAGTACTATGTCGCCTACAAGGCCATCTCCGCCGCGGAGCAGGCGCGACAGGGCAGGGATGGTGGTGGCTAGCGCCGCCCCGAGCGAGGAGCTGAAATTGGCACCCGAATCCGTACGCACCGGCCTGAGCGCGGATGCCATCCGCCAGTCCGTCCTCGACAACCTCGCGCTGCTGCAGGCGCGCTTCCCCGAGATCGCCACGCCGTGGAACTGGTACATGGCGCTGGGCTACAGCGTGCGCGACCGGCTGCTGGCACGCTGGATCGCCTCCGTGAAGGCCTACGCCGCACCCGACGTGAAGGTGGCCTGCTACCTCTCCGCCGAGTTCCTCATCGGCCCGCAGCTCGCCAGCAACCTGCTCAATCTCGGCATCGGGGACGAGGTGCGCGAGGCCATGCACGCGCTGGACCAGGACCTCGACGCGCTGATCGCCCTGGAGGCCGAGCCCGGCCTCGGCAACGGCGGCCTCGGCCGCCTCGCGGCCTGCTTCCTCGACTCGCTCGCCACGCTGGAGGTGCCGGCCATCGGTTACGGCATCCGCTACGAATTCGGCATCTTCGAGCAGGGCATCCGTGATGGCTGGCAGGTGGAGCGCACGGACAAATGGCTGCAGCGGGGCACACCCTGGGAGGTCATGCGGCCGGAGGTGGCCTACACGGTGAACTTCAACGGCTACACCACGGCCGACGACAGCGCCGGCCAGCACCGCGTGCGCTGGGTACCGGGCCGGCAGGTACGGGGTGTCGCCTGTGACATCCCGGTGCCGGGCTATCGCGTGGAAACCTGCAACACGCTGCGCCTGTGGAAAAGCGAGGCGGTGGAATCCTTCGACCTGGAGGATTTCCAGGTGGGCGACTACTACGGCGCGGTGGCGGAGAAGGTCACTTCAGAGACCCTGTCGAAGGTGCTCTACCCGAACGACGAGCCCGAAATCGGCAAGCGGCTGCGGCTGGCGCAGCAGTATTTCTTCACCTCCTGCTCGCTGCAGGACATGCTGCGACAACTGGAGATGAAGGGCCAGCCGGTGACGCGCTTCGCCGACCTCTGCGCCGTGCAGCTGAACGACACGCACCCGTCGATCGCCGTGGCCGAGCTGATGCGCCTGCTGGTGGACGAGCACGGCCTGCCCTGGGACGATGCCTGGGACATCACCCGCCGGGCCCTCGCCTACACCAACCATACCCTGCTCCCCGAAGCGCTGGAGACCTGGGACCTGGCACTGTTCCGCGACCTGCTGCCACGCCCGCTGGAGATCATCTTCGAGATCAACCGCCGCTTCCTCGACGAGGTGCGCCGGCGCCACCCCGGCGACGCGGAGCGGGTACGGCGCATGTCGCTGATCGACGAGGCCGGTGGCAGGCGCGTGCGCATGGCGCACCTGGCCACCGTGGGCAGCCACGCCATCAATGGCGTGTCGGCGCTGCATTCGGAACTGTTGCGCAGGACGGTGCTCTGCGACTTCGCCGGCATGTGGCCGGAGCGCTTCAGCAACGTCACCAACGGGGTCACCCCACGGCGCTTCCTGCTGCTGGCCAACCCGCCCCTGGCGGGGCTGCTCGACGAGGCCGTCGGCGATGGCTGGGCCACCGATCCGCGCCGGCTGCAGGGACTGGAACGGCTGGCCGGCGACAGCGCCTTCCAGGCGCGCTGGCGCGCGGCGCGGCAATGGAGCAAGGAACGGCTGGCGGGCCGCATCCGCGAGGCGACCGGCGCGGCCGCCGATCCGGCCGCGCTGTTCGACGTGCAGGTCAAGCGCATCCACGAGTACAAGCGCCAGCACCTCAACGTGCTGCACATCATCACGCTGTACCAGCGCCTGCTGCGGAACCCCGGGCTCGACATCGCGCCGCGCTGCTTCGTGTTCGCGGGCAAGGCGGCCCCCGGCTACCGCATGGCCAAGCTCATCATCCGCCTGATCAACGGCGTGGCGGACGTGATCAACAACGACCCCGCCGTGCGCGGGCGCCTGCTGGTGGCATTCCTGCCGAACTTCAATGTCAGCAGTGCCCAGCACATCTATCCCGCGGCCGATCTCTCCGAGCAGATCTCCACTGCCGGCAAGGAGGCTGCCGGCACCGGCAACATGAAGTTCATGATGAACGGCGCCCTCACCATCGGTACCCTGGATGGCGCCAACGTGGAAATCCGCGATGCCGCCGGCCACGACAATTTCTTCCTCTTCGGCCTCGACGCCGCCGGGACGGCAGCCCTGCGCGCCGGCGGCTACCGGCCACGGGAGTGGTACGAGCGGGATGCCGAGCTGCGCGGGGCACTCGATGCCCTGGGCGACGGCAGCTTCGCGCGCGGCGACACCACGCTGTTCCGCCCCCTGCTCGACCACCTGCTCGCACAGGACGACTACCTGCTGCTGGCGGACTACCGGGCCTACCTCGATGCCCAGGCCGCCGTCGACCAGGCTTTCCACGATCGGTCACGGTGGACCCGCATGTCCATACTCAACACGGCACGCAGCGGGTACTTTTCCTCGGACCGGGCCATCAGGGAATACTGCAGCGGCATCTGGAACGTGCGGCGCATGCCTGCCGCCGGGAAGGCGAAGCCCGCCACGCCTGCCTGAGTGCCAGCGGGGTAAAACCGCTTGCTCCAAGGTTTTTTCCGGAGCACCTTGGCGACGCAGTGGACGACAGCCGTCACGTTGCTGTTCGTACCCACTGACGGATGTGACAGGAACCTCGAAGGAGCCGGACCATGACCGCGAGCCGCGACCCCAACGCTGACGCCGTATTTGCCGACGCTGCCTATGACGCCGCCATCGTCCCCGAGGGCGTCGACCGTCGCACGTTCCTGATGCGCAGCGCGGTGATCGGCGCCGCGGCCGTGATGACCGGGCGTGTGGTCTCCGCCGCCGAACAGAAGGCCGCGGCCACCGCCCCACCACCGACCGTAACCCTCTCACCCAGCCTCAACGTGGTAAAGCAGTCCAAGGGCCCGGTCATGACGGTGATCGACGAGTTCTACAAGGTGGGACCCGGCCCCTCCAGTTCCCACACCATCGGCCCCATGCGCATCACCTACGACTTCTACCAGCGTTGCAGCAAGCTGCCGCCCGGGCAGCTGGCCAAGGCGACGTCACTGAAAGTGCATCTCTTCGGCAGCCTCAGCGCCACGGGCAAGGGCCATGGCACCGAGCGCGCCGCGCTGGCCGGCATCGTCGGCAAGGAACCGGCCACGGTGGAGCCGGCCTTTCTCGACGGCCTGGCAGAGAAGCCGGACCAGGTCTTTCCCGTCAAGCTCGGCGGCAAGACCATCGAGGCCTCGCTCAAGGACATCGTCTACGACGCCCCCAAGGGGGACTTCCCGCATCCGAACACCATGACCTGCAGGCTGATGGCCGGCGACCAGGTGCTGCTGGAGCAGGAGTACTACTCCGTGGGCGGCGGCTTCATCGAGTGGAAGGGCTATCAGCCGCCGAAGAAGGGCCAGCCGAAGTACCCCTACGCCACCATGGCCGAGCTGCAGGCACACGCCACGAAGAACAAGCTGTCGATCGCCCAGGTGGCCATGGCCAACGAGGTCGCGGTATCCGGCAGGAGCGAGGCCGAGATCAACGCCTTCCTCGACAAGATTCTCAACGCGATGGTCAACATCGTGAAGTCGGGCCTCGATGCCCCGTCCGCAACGCTGCCGGGCCCCATCAAGCTCAAGACCAAGGCCGGCGAGGTCTACAAGCGCGCCATTTCCGACGACAAGTACGTGCGCGAGCAGGGCATCGGCGTCGTCGCCGCCTACGCCCTGGCCGGCTCCGAGGAGAATGCACGCGGCCACCTGGTCGTGACGGCACCCACGGGCGGCTCGGCCGGGGTCATCCCGGCGCTGGTCTATGCCCTGGGCGAGGGCGGCCGCAAGCTGCCGCGCGAGAAGCTGCGCGAGGGCATGCTGGCCGCCGCCTGCGTCGGCTACCTCTGCAAGCACAATGCCACGCTGGCCGGTGCCGAGGGCGGCTGCCAGGCCGAGATCGGGGTGGCTTCCGCCATGGGTGCGGCGCTGATCGCGCAGGCCCACGACCAGCCGCACCAGGTGGTGGCCAATGCCGCCGAGTCCGCGCTCGAACACCACCTCGGCATGACCTGCGATCCGGTCGCCGGGTTCGTGCAGGTGCCCTGCATCGAACGCTGCGCCTACGGCGCGGTGAAGTCATGGACCGGGTACATGATCGCGCGCAACGAAGTGCCGGCAAACCGCCGCCTCGATTTCGATACCACCGTGAACGCCATGGCGCTCACCGCGAAGGAAATGAACTCGAAGTACAAGGAGACCTCGGAAGGCGGGCTGGCCGTCTCCGTCGTGCTCTGCTGACGGCAGCAGCCGCCGGCCGAGTGTGCGGCGGTTGCCCGGGATCGGAGTTTTCATCTGAAGACGGCTGCACGCACGGCGGCGATCGCCTGGCTGATCGCTGCCGTCTATTACTTCTACCAGTACATGCTGCGCTCGGCGCCGGCGGTGATGATGCCGCAGCTGTCCGAGGCCTTCGGCATGAGCGCGATGGGCGTGGCCTCGCTCGTCGGGCTGTTCTACTACGGCTACTCGCCGTTCAGCCTGGTCGCCGGCGTCGCCATGGACCAGTTCGGGCCGCGCAAGGTGGTGCCCATCGGCGCGGCACTGGTCGGTATCGGCTCGCTGCTGTTCGCCACCGGGATCGTCGGACTGGCCGGGCCTGGCCGCCTGCTGCAGGGCGCAGGCGGTGTCTTCGCGCTGATCGGCGCGGCCTACATTGCCACCACCAATTTCCCGCCGTCGCGGGCCGCGACCCTCATTGGCGCCACGCAGATGTTCGGCATGGCGGGCGGCTCGGCCGGCCAGTTCGTCGTCGGCCCGGCCATGACCGCCGGCGCGCCCTGGAGCAGCTTCTGGTCGGCGATGGGCGTGATCGGGCTGGTCATCTCCGTGGTGCTCTACCTGCTGCTGCCGGTCCGGAGCGAGGCGCCGGCGCGCAGCGCCTGGTTGCGTGAGGCAGGTGGCGCGCTGGCCACGGTGTTCCGCAACCCGCAATCCCTGTTGTGCGGCTTCATCGCCGGGCTGCTGTTCATTCCCACGACCATCTTCGACATGGTCTGGGGCGTGAGCTACCTGCAGGAGGGCATGGGCATGGACTTCGCCGATGCGGTACTGCGCTCGGCCACCGTGCCTTTCGGCTGGATCATCGGCTGCCCCCTGCTCGGCTTCATCTCGGACCGCCTCGGGCGCCGCAAGCCGGTGATTCTCGCCGGCGCACTGGGCCTGCTCGGTTGCCTGGCCTGGATCCTCTACGGCCCAAGGGACCTGCTGCCGCCGTACCTGCTGGGCCTCGCCACGGGTGTGACCTCCGGCGCAGCCATGCTGCCCTATACGGTCATCAAGGAAGCCAATCCCGCGCCGTTGAGCGGGACCGCCACCGGCGTGGTCAATTTCCTCAATTTCACGTTCAGCGCACTGCTCGGCCCGGTTTTTGCCAGTGCTCTGCACCGCGCAGCAGCCGGGGCGGGCAGCAGGGAAATCGGCCACTACCAGGCGGCCTTCACGCCGATGCTCTATGGCGTCGCCCTCGCCGTCGTGCTGACATTGCTCTTGAAGGAAACCGGTCCGGCCGCCATCCGGACCAACAGGGAGAACCCATGACCGCCACGACCGGGACAGGCAAGTACGAGCGTCTGCTGGAGCGCTGCCAGGGACTGGAACCCGTGGCGACGGCGGTGGCCTATCCCTGCGAGGCCTCGGCGCTGGCCGGTGCCATCGAGGCCGGCCAGTCCGGCCTCATCCGCCCGCTGCTGGTCGGCCCCGCGGCGCGTATCCGGGAACTTGCCGCCGCACAGGGCCTGGGCCTCGACGGCGTGGAGATCATCGAATCCGCCGACGGCCCGGCAGCCGCCTCCCGCGCCGTGGCGCTGGTGCGCGAAGGCCGGGCGGAACTGCTCATGAAGGGCAGCCTGCACACCGACGAACTGCTGGGCGCGGTGGTGGCCCGGGAAACCGGCCTGCGCGCCGGCCGCCGGCTGACCCACGCCTTCATCATGGACATCCCGACCTACCACAAGGTGCTGGTGGTCACCGACGGCGCCATCAACATCGCGCCGACCCTGGAGGACAAGGTCGACATCGTGCAGAACGCCATCGATCTCGCCGTGTCCATGGGCGTGGCCGTGCCCAAGGTCGCGGTGCTGGCCGCGGTGGA
Coding sequences:
- a CDS encoding lytic transglycosylase F; translated protein: MAPAIRTACCIVLALLAAAGIAACDREAGPPPPTEAPSVATAPADAPAVTPAADGGVTPLLDLDTEQYLDLHRAWHGDYDAVASGERRFIRALVPYSRTLYFLSQAEQAGVAFEALREFERALAAKAPKGATPPRIVIIPTSRDRLLPALAEGLGDIAVGGLTITPERARLVAFSVPTLDDVREVLVTGKADPRPVTRIEDLAGREIHVRRSSSYHHSLTQLAGRLKAAGLEPPHIVGADELLETEDLLQMVDAGVIPATVADAHIARAWAGAYDGIAVHEDIVLSSGGHLAWAVRQDAPQLLAAVNDFVRRHREGTLFGNVLLKRYLDPAARLRNPGTAEEVRRFRAIVDYLKRYAGQYDFDWLLIGAQAYQESQLDNARRSAAGAVGVMQIKPATAADMGIRDIRPVDRNIEAGVKYLRFMTDRYFDDPGIDRLNRTLLAMASYNAGPARVAQLRQEAGERGLDPNVWFRNVEVVAARRIGRETVDYVSNIYKYYVAYKAISAAEQARQGRDGGG
- a CDS encoding glycogen/starch/alpha-glucan phosphorylase, giving the protein MVVASAAPSEELKLAPESVRTGLSADAIRQSVLDNLALLQARFPEIATPWNWYMALGYSVRDRLLARWIASVKAYAAPDVKVACYLSAEFLIGPQLASNLLNLGIGDEVREAMHALDQDLDALIALEAEPGLGNGGLGRLAACFLDSLATLEVPAIGYGIRYEFGIFEQGIRDGWQVERTDKWLQRGTPWEVMRPEVAYTVNFNGYTTADDSAGQHRVRWVPGRQVRGVACDIPVPGYRVETCNTLRLWKSEAVESFDLEDFQVGDYYGAVAEKVTSETLSKVLYPNDEPEIGKRLRLAQQYFFTSCSLQDMLRQLEMKGQPVTRFADLCAVQLNDTHPSIAVAELMRLLVDEHGLPWDDAWDITRRALAYTNHTLLPEALETWDLALFRDLLPRPLEIIFEINRRFLDEVRRRHPGDAERVRRMSLIDEAGGRRVRMAHLATVGSHAINGVSALHSELLRRTVLCDFAGMWPERFSNVTNGVTPRRFLLLANPPLAGLLDEAVGDGWATDPRRLQGLERLAGDSAFQARWRAARQWSKERLAGRIREATGAAADPAALFDVQVKRIHEYKRQHLNVLHIITLYQRLLRNPGLDIAPRCFVFAGKAAPGYRMAKLIIRLINGVADVINNDPAVRGRLLVAFLPNFNVSSAQHIYPAADLSEQISTAGKEAAGTGNMKFMMNGALTIGTLDGANVEIRDAAGHDNFFLFGLDAAGTAALRAGGYRPREWYERDAELRGALDALGDGSFARGDTTLFRPLLDHLLAQDDYLLLADYRAYLDAQAAVDQAFHDRSRWTRMSILNTARSGYFSSDRAIREYCSGIWNVRRMPAAGKAKPATPA
- a CDS encoding L-serine ammonia-lyase, producing the protein MTASRDPNADAVFADAAYDAAIVPEGVDRRTFLMRSAVIGAAAVMTGRVVSAAEQKAAATAPPPTVTLSPSLNVVKQSKGPVMTVIDEFYKVGPGPSSSHTIGPMRITYDFYQRCSKLPPGQLAKATSLKVHLFGSLSATGKGHGTERAALAGIVGKEPATVEPAFLDGLAEKPDQVFPVKLGGKTIEASLKDIVYDAPKGDFPHPNTMTCRLMAGDQVLLEQEYYSVGGGFIEWKGYQPPKKGQPKYPYATMAELQAHATKNKLSIAQVAMANEVAVSGRSEAEINAFLDKILNAMVNIVKSGLDAPSATLPGPIKLKTKAGEVYKRAISDDKYVREQGIGVVAAYALAGSEENARGHLVVTAPTGGSAGVIPALVYALGEGGRKLPREKLREGMLAAACVGYLCKHNATLAGAEGGCQAEIGVASAMGAALIAQAHDQPHQVVANAAESALEHHLGMTCDPVAGFVQVPCIERCAYGAVKSWTGYMIARNEVPANRRLDFDTTVNAMALTAKEMNSKYKETSEGGLAVSVVLC
- a CDS encoding MFS transporter, translating into MLRSAPAVMMPQLSEAFGMSAMGVASLVGLFYYGYSPFSLVAGVAMDQFGPRKVVPIGAALVGIGSLLFATGIVGLAGPGRLLQGAGGVFALIGAAYIATTNFPPSRAATLIGATQMFGMAGGSAGQFVVGPAMTAGAPWSSFWSAMGVIGLVISVVLYLLLPVRSEAPARSAWLREAGGALATVFRNPQSLLCGFIAGLLFIPTTIFDMVWGVSYLQEGMGMDFADAVLRSATVPFGWIIGCPLLGFISDRLGRRKPVILAGALGLLGCLAWILYGPRDLLPPYLLGLATGVTSGAAMLPYTVIKEANPAPLSGTATGVVNFLNFTFSALLGPVFASALHRAAAGAGSREIGHYQAAFTPMLYGVALAVVLTLLLKETGPAAIRTNRENP
- a CDS encoding bifunctional enoyl-CoA hydratase/phosphate acetyltransferase; amino-acid sequence: MTATTGTGKYERLLERCQGLEPVATAVAYPCEASALAGAIEAGQSGLIRPLLVGPAARIRELAAAQGLGLDGVEIIESADGPAAASRAVALVREGRAELLMKGSLHTDELLGAVVARETGLRAGRRLTHAFIMDIPTYHKVLVVTDGAINIAPTLEDKVDIVQNAIDLAVSMGVAVPKVAVLAAVETVNSRMPATVDAACLCKMAERGQIRGGILDGPLAFDNAISREAAAVKGIRSEVAGDPDILLAPDLEAANILAKQLSFLARADSAGIVLGARVPVILTSRADSVRSRIASAAVAMLVAHARRRNLQGAG